From Acinonyx jubatus isolate Ajub_Pintada_27869175 chromosome B2, VMU_Ajub_asm_v1.0, whole genome shotgun sequence, a single genomic window includes:
- the CALHM5 gene encoding calcium homeostasis modulator protein 5 translates to MDAFQGILKFFLNQKTVIGYSFMALLTVGSERLFSLVAFKCPCSTENVVYGLVFLFAPAWVLLILGFFLNSKAMRLFTGCCVNPRKIFPKGHSCHFFYVLGQITLSSLVAPMMWLSVALLNGTFYECAMSGTKSSRLLGLICKGKPQECWDELYKVSCGKTSMAPTDNEELKLSLQAQSQILGWCLICSASFFSLLTTCYARCRSKVSHLQLSFWKTYAQKEKEQLENTFLEYANKLSERNLKCFFENKRPDAFPMPTFAAWEAASELHSFHQSRQHYSTLHKVVEDGLEHNPEDDETTLVLVGTAHSV, encoded by the exons ATGGATGCTTTTCAGgggattttaaaattcttcctcaACCAGAAAACTGTTATTGGCTACAGCTTCATGGCTCTGCTGACCGTGGGGAGCGAGCGTCTCTTTTCACTGGTGGCTTTTAAGTGTCCCTGCAGCACTGAGAATGTGGTCTATGGGCTGGTTTTCCTGTTTGCTCCTGCTTGGGTGTTACTGATCCTGGGATTCTTTCTGAACAGCAAGGCGATGAGGCTCTTCACCGGCTGCTGTGTGAATCCCAGGAAAATCTTCCCCAAAGGTCACAGCTGCCACTTTTTCTATGTCCTCGGCCAGATCACTCTGAGTTCATTGGTGGCTCCAATGATGTGGCTTTCTGTGGCTCTGCTCAATGGGACTTTTTATGAATGTGCCATGAGCGGGACCAAAAGTTCAAGACTCCTGGGACTGATTTGCAAGGGCAAGCCCCAGGAATGCTGGGATGAACTTTACAAAGTGTCTTGTGGCAAAACCAGCATGGCCCCCACGGACAATGAAGAACTGAAACTGTCCCTGCAAGCCCAGTCTCAG attCTAGGATGGTGCCTGATTTGTTCAGcgtctttcttctctctgctcaccACTTGCTATGCTCGCTGCCGATCTAAAGTCAGCCACCTGCAGCTGAGTTTTTGGAAGACGTATGCACAAAAGGAGAAGGAGCAGTTGGAGAATACATTCCTGGAGTATGCCAACAAGCTGAGTGAGCGAAACCTGAAGTGCTTTTTTGAAAACAAGAGGCCGGATGCCTTCCCCATGCCCACCTTTGCAGCCTGGGAGGCTGCCTCAGAGCTGCATTCTTTCCACCAAAGTCGGCAACACTACAGCACTCTGCATAAGGTGGTGGAGGATGGTCTGGAACATAACCCTGAGGACGATGAGACCACACTGGTACTTGTGGGTACTGCCCACAGCGTGTAG